The segment GGCGCGGCGCTTACGGATGTCGCAGCCGCTAACCCCGATGTCCCTATGGCGGTCTTCGACTGCGATCTTGCGGTGTCAGTCAAGACAGACGGGTTCGCGAAGCTGCGTCCGACGCAGTTCATTCAGTGCGGGGTGGGGGAGCACAATGTCGCGACTGCCGCAGGGGCTCTCTCGACCGTACCGGGAGTCGTGGCGCTGTGGGCTGACTTCGGCGCGTTCGGACTCGATGAGGTGTACAACCAGCAGCGCCTCAACGACATCAATGGAGCCGCGGTCAAGGTGGCGCTCACGCACTGCGGTCTGGACGTGGGCGAAGACGGCAAGACGCATCAGTGCATCGACTACATCGGTGCTCTACGCAGTCTGTTCGGATGGTCCTTGATCGTCCCGGCGGACGCGAACCAAACCGACCGTGCGGTGCGTGCGGCGATCGCCATGCCCGGCAACGTCGCTATGGCGATGGGTCGCAGTAAGCTCCCGGTGATCACCGGCGAGGACGGGGTGGCGCTCTTCGGAGACGGCTACGAGTTCCGCTACGGCGAGATCGTGTGGGCGCGTGAGGGCGATGACGCGTGTGTGCTGTGCACGGGAACCGTTGCGGGTTCCGCGGTCGCCGCCGCCGATCTTCTCAGGGACGAGGGCATCACGGTCGAGGTCGGTATCGTTGCATGCCCGCTTGCGCTCGATGAGGCAGCGATTCGCTACGCCGCACAGGCGCCGCTCGTGATAACCGTCGAGGATCACAACGCCCTGACGGGACTCGGTGCGTCGGTCGCGTTGGCAATGGCCGATGAAGGCGCGGGTACTCGTCTGGTCAGGTTCGGCGTGGACGACTACCAGCCCTCCGGAGCATCCGAGGACCTCTTCGCGCTGTGTGGCCTCGACGCGTCGGGCATCGCTTCGCGGGTCCGCAAAGCTCTAGCGGAGCGCTAGTCCGTGTCCTGGTCGTCGCCGAAGCCGGGCTTGGCAGTCGTGTCGGGCATCGGTGCGTACGTGCGAAGCGCAGCGATGATCTCGGCGTGGATGTCCGTACCCTCGTTTGGCAAAGGCTCGACTCCGAGTCGCTTCAGCTCGTCAAGAACCGCAGCAGCGGCGATAGGGACGGCTGCAGAGACCGAATCGGTGAGTTCGAGTACGAGCTGCTCGATCGCACCGATCTGCACGCCGATCGCAACGGTCTGAGGCGGGCGCCCCATCAACTCCGCGGCCTGAAGAACATCGACGATTCCGGTGTCGTGCATCGAATGCTTCACCTGATTAGGCGCTATCGCTTCCGGTGCGAGCACTTGCACGGTACCTGGGGTGATGTCGGGCGCCTGCATCGCATCGACCAGCACAAGATGGTCGATACCCCGCAGCATGTCGAGAATCATGTAGCTGAGCGTGCCCGCATCCACGACCTCGGTGT is part of the Coriobacteriia bacterium genome and harbors:
- a CDS encoding hydrogenase maturation protease codes for the protein MSASSPRILVMGVGNPLMGDDGVGPRVIEVLRAGYTFPDNTEVVDAGTLSYMILDMLRGIDHLVLVDAMQAPDITPGTVQVLAPEAIAPNQVKHSMHDTGIVDVLQAAELMGRPPQTVAIGVQIGAIEQLVLELTDSVSAAVPIAAAAVLDELKRLGVEPLPNEGTDIHAEIIAALRTYAPMPDTTAKPGFGDDQDTD